The following coding sequences lie in one Pseudoalteromonas sp. Scap06 genomic window:
- a CDS encoding adenylosuccinate synthase, producing the protein MGKNVVVLGTQWGDEGKGKVVDLLTDKASLVVRYQGGHNAGHTLVIDGEKTVLHLIPSGVLRDNVKCVIGNGVVLSPEALMKEIGMLEERGVPVRERLLISEACPLILPFHVALDVARETARGDKPIGTTGRGIGPAYEDKVARRGLRVGDLFNPELFATKLKEVLEYHNFTLVNYYKVDAVDFQKTFDDAMAVADILKAMVVDVTELLDQTRNAGDNILFEGAQGTLLDIDHGTYPYVTSSNTTAGGVATGAGFGPLHLDYVLGIIKAYTTRVGSGPFPTELYDGLDKQDPVGKHLGDKGHEFGATTGRLRRTGWLDAVAMRRAVQINSISGFCLTKLDVLDGLETLKICTGYKLEDGTVTNVTPLAAEGYDKVTPVYEEMPGWSENTVGVTSLEGLPKAAIDYIKRIEEITGVPVDIISTGPDRVETMILRSPFA; encoded by the coding sequence ATGGGTAAAAACGTTGTTGTACTAGGCACCCAATGGGGTGACGAAGGTAAGGGTAAGGTAGTTGACCTCCTTACAGATAAAGCATCTTTAGTAGTTCGTTATCAAGGTGGTCATAACGCAGGCCATACTTTAGTGATCGACGGTGAAAAGACAGTTCTACACCTTATTCCATCGGGTGTATTACGTGACAATGTTAAATGTGTGATTGGTAATGGTGTTGTTTTATCACCAGAAGCGCTAATGAAAGAAATTGGCATGCTTGAAGAGCGTGGCGTACCTGTACGTGAACGTCTTTTAATCAGTGAAGCATGTCCGCTAATATTGCCTTTCCATGTTGCATTAGATGTAGCTCGCGAAACTGCGCGTGGCGATAAACCAATCGGTACAACGGGTCGTGGTATCGGTCCAGCGTACGAAGATAAAGTAGCTCGTCGTGGTTTACGTGTTGGTGATTTATTCAATCCTGAATTATTTGCTACTAAGTTAAAAGAAGTATTGGAATACCACAACTTCACATTAGTTAACTACTACAAAGTAGACGCTGTTGACTTCCAAAAAACGTTTGATGATGCAATGGCTGTTGCTGATATTTTAAAAGCAATGGTAGTTGATGTAACTGAGCTTTTAGATCAAACGCGTAACGCCGGTGACAACATCTTATTTGAAGGTGCTCAAGGTACATTACTTGATATCGATCATGGTACTTACCCTTATGTAACATCTTCAAACACCACCGCTGGTGGCGTTGCTACAGGTGCGGGTTTTGGCCCATTACACCTTGATTATGTGCTAGGTATCATTAAAGCGTACACAACACGTGTAGGTTCAGGTCCTTTCCCTACAGAGCTTTACGACGGTCTTGATAAGCAAGACCCAGTCGGTAAGCATTTAGGTGACAAAGGCCATGAGTTTGGTGCTACTACAGGTCGTTTACGTCGTACAGGTTGGTTAGATGCAGTGGCTATGCGCCGTGCAGTCCAAATCAACAGCATTTCAGGATTTTGTTTAACTAAACTTGACGTTTTAGATGGTTTAGAAACACTTAAAATCTGTACTGGTTATAAGCTTGAAGATGGTACTGTGACTAACGTGACGCCATTAGCAGCTGAAGGTTACGATAAAGTAACGCCAGTATACGAAGAAATGCCTGGCTGGTCTGAAAATACAGTGGGTGTAACATCGCTTGAAGGCTTACCTAAAGCGGCAATTGATTACATTAAACGTATTGAAGAAATCACTGGCGTACCTGTTGATATTATCTCTACAGGTCCTGATCGTGTTGAAACGATGATACTTCGTAGCCCATTTGCATAA
- the hflC gene encoding protease modulator HflC, whose product MKNFSLVILLAAIVMSFSSVFVVSEGQKAIVLLFSKVQKDSDDEAVVYGPGLHLKVPFFSQVRRIDARIQTLDGTPDRFVTSEKKDLIVDSFVKWRVNDFSSFYLRARGDKQYAETLLKQKVNNGLRTNFGTRTIREIVSGERSELMEEALVQASESASELGIEVLDVRVKQINLPQEVSSSIYQRMRAERTAVAKEHRSEGQEKAETIRAGVDRRVTVMLADAERNARSVRGQGDADAAAIYASAYNKDPEFFSFVRSLEAYKQTFKGKQDVMVLSPDSDFFQYMKGAKAQ is encoded by the coding sequence ATGAAAAACTTTAGTTTAGTAATCCTATTAGCCGCCATTGTGATGTCTTTTTCGTCGGTGTTCGTGGTCTCTGAAGGGCAAAAGGCGATTGTACTTTTATTTAGTAAAGTGCAAAAAGACAGCGATGATGAAGCTGTAGTTTATGGCCCGGGTTTACACTTAAAAGTCCCATTTTTTAGCCAAGTACGTCGTATTGATGCACGTATTCAAACACTAGATGGCACACCAGATCGCTTTGTAACTAGCGAGAAAAAAGACTTAATCGTTGATTCGTTTGTAAAATGGCGCGTAAACGATTTTAGTTCTTTTTACCTGCGTGCACGTGGTGACAAGCAATATGCTGAAACACTGCTTAAGCAAAAAGTAAATAATGGCCTACGTACTAACTTTGGTACGCGTACTATTCGTGAAATTGTATCTGGTGAGCGTAGCGAGCTGATGGAAGAAGCGTTAGTACAAGCATCTGAAAGTGCTAGTGAGCTGGGTATTGAAGTACTTGATGTGCGTGTTAAGCAAATTAACTTACCACAAGAGGTGAGTAGCTCTATTTACCAACGTATGCGCGCTGAGCGTACTGCAGTTGCTAAAGAACACCGCTCTGAAGGTCAGGAAAAAGCAGAAACAATTCGTGCAGGCGTTGACCGTCGCGTAACAGTAATGCTTGCCGACGCCGAACGTAATGCTCGTTCTGTTCGTGGTCAAGGTGATGCTGACGCTGCTGCGATTTACGCTAGTGCTTATAATAAAGACCCTGAGTTCTTTAGCTTTGTTCGCTCTTTAGAAGCTTACAAGCAAACTTTCAAAGGAAAGCAAGACGTGATGGTGTTATCACCGGATAGCGACTTCTTCCAATACATGAAAGGCGCGAAAGCTCAGTAA
- the hflK gene encoding FtsH protease activity modulator HflK: MAWNEPGNNGNDKDPWNNKGGRDQGPPDLDEVFRKFSNKFNGLFGGKKSGNGSGGGLGGAGISFVLIIAAIVWALSGIYTVKEAERGVVLQFGKFDRIADPGLRWKMTFVETVIPVDIEAVRSLSASGFMLTEDENVVSVEFEVQYRVIDPYLYKFSVTNADSSLEEALDSALRYVVGHSKMDQVLTNGREVVRQNTWDELNQIIEPYNLGLIVTDVNFKDSRPPMEVKDAFDDAIAAQEDEQRFIREAEAYAREIEPRARGQVTRMTQEAEGYQERITLEAQGEVARFEKLLPEYQAAKEVTRERLYIDTMQEVLGNSSKVLVDVKGGNNMMYLPLDKIMEKQGSSTRIALPSSSDINDLRNKVNTSRNSTVNSGNDRFNNDRFNDGR; the protein is encoded by the coding sequence ATGGCCTGGAATGAACCGGGTAATAATGGCAATGACAAAGATCCGTGGAATAACAAAGGCGGACGTGATCAAGGCCCACCTGATTTAGACGAGGTGTTCCGTAAATTCAGTAACAAGTTTAACGGCTTATTTGGCGGTAAAAAATCCGGCAATGGTAGCGGCGGTGGACTTGGCGGAGCCGGTATTTCATTTGTACTTATTATCGCTGCAATTGTATGGGCGTTAAGCGGTATTTATACGGTGAAAGAAGCTGAGCGCGGCGTCGTTCTTCAATTTGGTAAGTTTGACCGAATTGCAGATCCTGGCTTGCGTTGGAAAATGACCTTTGTTGAAACGGTTATTCCAGTCGATATCGAAGCTGTTCGCTCGTTATCAGCATCAGGTTTTATGCTAACCGAAGATGAAAACGTAGTAAGCGTTGAATTTGAAGTACAGTATCGAGTAATCGACCCTTACTTGTACAAGTTTAGTGTCACTAACGCTGACAGCAGCCTTGAAGAAGCATTAGATAGTGCGCTGCGTTATGTTGTTGGCCATTCAAAAATGGACCAAGTACTGACAAACGGCCGTGAAGTTGTACGTCAAAATACTTGGGATGAGCTAAATCAAATCATCGAACCTTACAACTTAGGTTTAATCGTAACTGACGTTAACTTCAAGGACTCTCGTCCACCAATGGAAGTTAAAGATGCGTTTGATGATGCAATTGCGGCCCAAGAGGATGAGCAACGCTTTATTCGTGAAGCAGAAGCGTATGCCCGTGAAATTGAACCGCGTGCGCGTGGTCAAGTGACTCGTATGACGCAAGAAGCTGAAGGTTACCAAGAACGTATTACTTTAGAAGCGCAAGGTGAAGTGGCCCGTTTTGAGAAATTACTTCCAGAATACCAAGCAGCTAAAGAAGTAACACGTGAGCGTTTATACATAGACACGATGCAAGAAGTGCTAGGTAATAGCTCTAAAGTGTTGGTTGATGTTAAAGGTGGCAACAACATGATGTACCTACCACTTGATAAAATCATGGAAAAACAGGGTTCATCAACACGTATTGCTTTACCTAGCTCAAGCGATATAAACGATTTACGTAACAAGGTAAATACGTCACGCAACAGCACTGTTAATAGTGGTAACGATCGCTTTAACAATGATCGCTTTAACGACGGGAGATAA